In a single window of the Roseiconus lacunae genome:
- the pepT gene encoding peptidase T — protein sequence MSLLNRQRLLDRFLRYVQIASTADPTSDGYPSSEGQRELGKLLAQELSKMSAVDVHQDEHGLVYATIPATADAKNLPVVALLAHMDTSPDAPGDRVRPNVVESYDGGEIQLESGEVITPKTCPELVNLVGKTLITTDGTTLLGGDDKAGVAIIAEVAHTLIENPHLPHGELKLVFTCDEEIGHGTDKIDLDKLAADVAYTLDGGGEGIIDVETFSADGATVHFVGDSIHTSIAKGRMVNALRGAADFIAALPRDSDSPEATEGRQGFIHANTITGQVGEVTLNLILRSFDTADLPGYADRLKAIAKSVESDWPGLKVIVDTHKQYRNLGDGLAKLPESIDLAVKAFENLGRPYKKEIIRGGTDGSVLTEKGLPTPNLSSGQHNIHSIREFACLDEMISAGDHLVELLKLWSQQRR from the coding sequence ATGTCCTTATTGAACCGTCAACGACTCTTGGATCGCTTTCTACGGTACGTCCAAATCGCTTCGACTGCCGACCCGACAAGCGACGGCTACCCCAGCAGCGAAGGCCAGCGTGAATTAGGCAAACTCTTGGCACAAGAGCTTTCCAAGATGTCCGCCGTCGACGTTCATCAAGACGAACATGGTCTGGTTTATGCCACGATTCCGGCAACGGCGGATGCAAAAAACTTGCCAGTCGTCGCCCTGCTTGCCCACATGGATACGTCACCGGATGCCCCCGGCGACCGCGTCCGCCCGAACGTGGTCGAGTCTTATGACGGTGGTGAGATCCAACTCGAAAGTGGCGAAGTAATCACGCCGAAAACTTGCCCCGAACTCGTCAACCTGGTCGGCAAAACACTGATTACCACTGACGGTACAACGCTGCTCGGCGGCGACGACAAGGCTGGAGTTGCGATCATCGCCGAAGTCGCGCACACGCTGATCGAGAACCCCCATCTGCCGCACGGTGAACTGAAGTTGGTGTTTACCTGCGACGAAGAAATCGGCCACGGGACCGACAAGATCGATCTCGACAAACTTGCCGCCGACGTCGCTTATACGCTCGATGGTGGCGGCGAAGGCATCATCGACGTGGAAACATTCTCTGCCGATGGGGCCACGGTACATTTCGTTGGCGATAGCATTCATACGTCGATCGCAAAGGGCCGAATGGTGAACGCCCTTCGTGGTGCGGCCGACTTTATCGCCGCGCTTCCACGCGATTCAGACTCTCCTGAAGCCACCGAAGGTCGACAAGGGTTTATTCATGCCAACACAATCACCGGCCAAGTCGGCGAAGTCACACTGAATCTGATCCTGAGATCGTTTGATACGGCCGACCTACCGGGCTATGCCGATCGGCTCAAGGCAATCGCCAAATCCGTCGAAAGCGATTGGCCGGGACTGAAAGTCATCGTTGACACACACAAACAGTACCGCAACCTTGGCGATGGACTGGCCAAGCTACCCGAGTCGATCGACTTGGCCGTCAAAGCGTTCGAGAACCTTGGCCGCCCTTACAAAAAAGAGATCATTCGTGGCGGGACCGACGGAAGTGTCTTGACCGAGAAAGGACTGCCGACACCGAACCTTTCCAGCGGTCAACACAATATCCATAGCATCCGCGAGTTCGCCTGCCTTGATGAAATGATCTCCGCAGGCGATCACCTTGTCGAACTATTGAAACTCTGGTCACAGCAACGTCGCTAA
- a CDS encoding 4-(cytidine 5'-diphospho)-2-C-methyl-D-erythritol kinase: MKVRTSPPAKLNLFLEIPAKREDGFHEIDTVMTAIDLCDELSVESIEEPVVELSAHWLPSLETIASELAIDPQSVEAKQLLAIPEDGRNLVVAALQVFRKRFQIESGFRVELGKRIPAGAGMGGASSDAAHAISCAAQIHQFSSDHDGLHEIAASIGSDVPFFLPLPPVSQIASASTNGETTRRPRACHASGRGEILQPVDMRTDLFFVVGYPPASLATKDVYGRLRVPAEPISSKGFLASLRANSLEDLTSLMINRLSEPALEIRPELSELLESLWKSGLQPCQLTGSGSACFGIARDAEFAQTALKQLRANQSVPALWRATRSVAAAATIEIDPS; encoded by the coding sequence ATGAAAGTCCGGACCTCGCCGCCTGCGAAACTGAATCTGTTCCTTGAAATCCCTGCCAAACGCGAAGACGGCTTTCACGAAATCGATACGGTCATGACCGCGATTGACCTTTGTGATGAATTGTCGGTCGAATCGATCGAAGAGCCTGTCGTTGAGTTGTCCGCGCATTGGCTGCCTTCGCTCGAAACGATCGCAAGCGAACTTGCGATCGATCCGCAGAGCGTCGAAGCGAAACAATTGCTGGCAATCCCCGAAGACGGGCGCAACCTTGTCGTCGCGGCCCTGCAGGTGTTTCGAAAACGTTTTCAAATCGAGTCGGGATTCCGGGTCGAGTTGGGAAAGCGGATCCCTGCCGGCGCCGGGATGGGTGGGGCGAGCAGTGACGCCGCCCACGCAATTAGCTGTGCTGCCCAAATTCACCAGTTTTCCAGTGATCACGACGGATTGCACGAGATTGCGGCTTCGATTGGCAGCGATGTGCCGTTTTTCTTACCGTTGCCGCCTGTTTCTCAGATAGCTTCGGCCTCAACGAATGGCGAGACGACACGTCGGCCGAGGGCGTGCCATGCGTCTGGGCGTGGTGAGATTCTTCAGCCAGTTGACATGCGCACAGATCTTTTTTTCGTTGTCGGGTATCCACCGGCGAGCCTTGCGACAAAAGACGTTTATGGCAGGCTTCGTGTGCCCGCCGAGCCGATCTCTTCGAAAGGCTTTCTTGCGTCACTGCGCGCTAATTCGTTAGAAGATCTAACATCGTTGATGATCAATCGGCTGAGCGAACCGGCTTTAGAAATTCGACCGGAGCTGAGTGAATTGTTGGAATCCCTGTGGAAAAGTGGTCTCCAACCGTGTCAACTAACTGGTAGTGGGTCAGCATGTTTTGGGATTGCACGTGATGCGGAGTTCGCGCAAACGGCATTGAAACAGCTTCGAGCGAACCAATCCGTTCCGGCGCTTTGGCGCGCGACACGGAGTGTTGCAGCGGCCGCGACCATCGAAATCGATCCAAGTTAA
- a CDS encoding 3'-5' exonuclease yields MPEEVSHLVFDCESIADGNLISKVRYPGEMLSASDAIARYQEELFEQKGSTFIPHTFQVPIAVVIAKVDRDFRLLDIVSLDEPNFRSHVITAHFWKGWEVYKRPQWVTFNGRSFDLPLMELAAFRYGISIPAWFSNEGYRSPRNRYSVDSHLDLQDLLTNFSAVRFNGGLNLATKMLAKPGKMSVTGDQVQQQYDDGDLVGISDYCRCDVLDTYFVFLRAMVLHGKLTLEREVELVASTKQWIEKGACDCKAYETYLEHWQDWVDPWENEVAET; encoded by the coding sequence ATGCCTGAAGAAGTTTCCCATTTAGTTTTCGATTGCGAAAGTATCGCCGACGGCAACTTAATCTCAAAAGTTCGCTACCCCGGCGAGATGCTGTCGGCCAGCGATGCGATCGCGCGATACCAGGAAGAACTGTTCGAACAAAAAGGCTCGACGTTCATTCCACATACCTTTCAAGTCCCGATCGCGGTGGTGATCGCAAAAGTCGACCGAGATTTCAGACTGCTGGACATCGTCTCGCTGGACGAGCCGAACTTTCGCAGCCACGTGATCACGGCACATTTTTGGAAGGGCTGGGAAGTTTATAAGCGGCCGCAGTGGGTGACGTTCAATGGGCGATCGTTCGATCTACCACTCATGGAACTGGCCGCGTTTCGCTATGGCATTTCGATCCCGGCTTGGTTTTCCAACGAAGGCTATCGGTCGCCAAGGAATCGATACAGCGTCGATTCGCATTTGGACCTGCAAGACTTGCTCACCAATTTTAGCGCCGTTCGCTTCAACGGCGGATTGAACTTGGCGACCAAAATGCTGGCGAAACCTGGCAAGATGTCGGTAACCGGGGATCAGGTTCAGCAGCAATACGACGACGGTGACCTGGTCGGCATCAGTGACTATTGTCGCTGCGACGTACTCGACACGTACTTTGTCTTTCTTCGCGCGATGGTCTTGCATGGAAAGTTAACGCTCGAACGCGAAGTTGAACTGGTTGCTTCGACGAAGCAGTGGATCGAGAAAGGGGCGTGTGATTGCAAAGCCTATGAGACCTATCTAGAGCACTGGCAGGATTGGGTCGATCCATGGGAAAATGAAGTCGCCGAAACTTAG
- a CDS encoding PVC-type heme-binding CxxCH protein: MLIETFRRPCRHICWRSTAVAVCLAGSFVLTTSAIAQTDATPPAGSEPAGSEPAGSEPAGSEPAGSEPAGSEPAGNEKVAEIFRKFKPLGAQKDESQPTPPGQMIERLKLRPGISADLVASEPEVAQPLFLSWDSRGRMWVVQYRQYQYPAGLKVVRFDQYLRAVFDKVPMPPPKGTPGEDRITVFEDSDGDGIYDQHKDVITGLNIATSVQVGPKGIWVLNPPYLLRYPDADHDDVPDGDPEVHLSGFGLQDTHSVANSLIWGPDGWLYGANGSTTAGVVSSKVTKGVNFQGQCVWRYNPKTFEFEIFAEGGGNTFSLEIDSHGEVFSGTNGGSKRGYHYPQGSYADKNWGKHGPLTNPYAFGYFTGMPMEGDRRRFAQAFAIYEGGLFPTSFDRTIIAPNSLHNLVWHSQLIPDGSTYRTADLENLIDSDDRWFRPVYSGVGPDGAIYLADWYDTRLSHVNPVDDWHKESGRIYRLRPDGAQPTYREGDLTKLSGVELVDRFNHPNKWVRRRAMLELGWRADASMLPRLHSLVDETGSLEALWAIHLSDSLETEKAAAWMEHENPWVRYWSVRLLGDRHEGHPAMVRLAKTEQDRRVQSQLASTAKRVDAATGVAIVDALSQQRSIADDRHLPLQLWWAIEAHANHPEVIQRWLESDQKIWNRPILSKTILPNLMQRYASAGTPTALADCERFVQIAPDDDAKAGLVSGLTRAFEGRSLPKLPPLLDQIVAEEQTRRGSSGVILALRRAPNEAVKPAIEQLQNSNTELGLRIELARVLGSLKESLAIDPLLKLATGRTAADPSLQRVAILSLGNFDDDRIAAGLLGSFYSRLSAEHGLRDAACRTLASRRKWAERLVNEVTSWRLKRREVPEDVIQQLRTYADDDLATAVEEAFGKPVTVSSQDKLAEIQRLNRLISERTGEVSRGEKVFAEKCGTCHRLFGQGNVIGPPLDGYERGNIKFWLNSIIEPSLEIREGYQSYQALTDDGRVLTGMVHSQDPKTVTLRTADDRQVVLVRRELERFAPMKTSLMPENLLQELTDEQIQDLFAYLMLTAY, translated from the coding sequence ATGTTGATTGAAACTTTTCGTCGTCCCTGCCGACACATCTGTTGGCGCTCCACCGCGGTCGCCGTTTGCCTGGCCGGTAGCTTTGTTCTGACAACGTCCGCGATTGCTCAAACGGATGCGACTCCACCAGCAGGCAGTGAACCAGCAGGCAGTGAACCAGCAGGCAGTGAACCAGCAGGCAGTGAACCAGCAGGCAGTGAACCAGCAGGCAGTGAACCAGCAGGCAATGAAAAAGTGGCGGAGATCTTTCGGAAATTCAAACCGCTGGGGGCCCAGAAAGACGAATCACAGCCGACGCCACCGGGCCAGATGATCGAACGCTTAAAATTGCGACCGGGGATCAGCGCAGACTTGGTCGCCAGTGAACCCGAGGTGGCTCAGCCGTTGTTTCTGAGCTGGGACTCCCGGGGGCGGATGTGGGTCGTTCAGTACCGCCAATATCAATATCCCGCTGGATTGAAGGTGGTACGTTTCGATCAATACCTGCGAGCGGTATTCGACAAAGTGCCGATGCCGCCGCCGAAGGGGACGCCGGGGGAAGATCGTATCACCGTGTTTGAAGACAGTGACGGCGATGGCATCTACGATCAACACAAAGACGTCATCACCGGACTGAACATTGCAACGTCGGTGCAGGTCGGCCCCAAAGGCATTTGGGTTTTGAACCCGCCGTACTTGTTGCGCTACCCCGACGCGGACCATGACGACGTCCCCGACGGCGATCCCGAGGTTCATTTATCGGGATTCGGACTACAAGACACTCATTCGGTCGCCAATAGTTTGATCTGGGGTCCGGACGGTTGGCTGTATGGTGCCAACGGCAGTACGACCGCCGGCGTGGTCAGTTCCAAGGTCACCAAGGGGGTGAACTTTCAAGGCCAATGTGTTTGGCGTTACAACCCAAAGACATTCGAGTTTGAAATCTTTGCCGAAGGTGGCGGCAACACCTTCAGCCTCGAAATCGATTCCCACGGCGAAGTGTTTTCGGGAACCAACGGTGGCAGCAAACGCGGCTACCATTACCCGCAAGGCAGTTACGCCGACAAGAACTGGGGCAAACATGGCCCGCTAACAAACCCATATGCCTTCGGTTATTTCACCGGTATGCCGATGGAAGGCGACCGGCGACGTTTTGCGCAGGCGTTCGCGATTTATGAAGGTGGCTTGTTTCCGACGTCTTTCGATCGCACGATCATCGCGCCGAATTCACTGCACAATTTGGTTTGGCACAGTCAGTTGATTCCCGACGGTTCGACCTATCGCACGGCCGATTTGGAAAACCTGATTGACTCCGATGACCGTTGGTTTCGCCCCGTCTACAGCGGTGTGGGTCCCGACGGAGCAATCTATCTTGCCGATTGGTATGACACGCGGCTCAGTCATGTTAATCCGGTCGATGACTGGCACAAGGAAAGCGGGCGGATCTACCGCCTTCGTCCCGATGGCGCTCAGCCAACGTATCGCGAAGGCGACCTAACAAAACTTTCCGGCGTTGAGTTGGTCGATCGATTCAATCATCCCAACAAATGGGTGCGGCGCCGTGCGATGTTGGAACTGGGTTGGCGTGCCGACGCGTCGATGCTGCCGAGGTTGCACTCACTCGTCGACGAAACGGGATCGCTGGAGGCGTTGTGGGCCATTCACCTATCTGATTCGTTGGAGACCGAAAAAGCGGCCGCATGGATGGAGCACGAGAATCCATGGGTTCGGTACTGGAGTGTCCGACTACTTGGTGATCGTCACGAAGGACATCCGGCGATGGTGCGACTTGCCAAGACTGAACAGGATCGACGGGTGCAGAGTCAACTCGCGTCCACGGCGAAACGAGTTGATGCGGCCACCGGCGTCGCGATCGTCGATGCGTTAAGCCAACAACGCTCGATCGCCGACGATCGACATTTACCGTTGCAGTTGTGGTGGGCGATCGAAGCTCACGCCAACCACCCGGAGGTGATTCAGCGCTGGTTGGAATCGGACCAGAAAATTTGGAATCGACCGATACTGTCGAAAACGATCCTGCCAAATTTAATGCAACGGTATGCGTCGGCAGGGACCCCCACCGCATTGGCGGATTGTGAGCGGTTCGTGCAAATCGCCCCCGACGATGACGCCAAAGCCGGTTTGGTCAGCGGATTAACACGAGCTTTCGAGGGCAGATCGTTACCCAAACTACCGCCGCTGTTGGACCAGATCGTTGCCGAAGAACAAACCCGTCGAGGAAGCTCTGGTGTGATCTTAGCCTTGCGCCGAGCTCCCAACGAAGCGGTCAAACCGGCGATCGAGCAACTACAAAATTCCAACACTGAACTTGGATTGCGGATCGAACTGGCGCGCGTTTTGGGCAGTTTGAAGGAATCCCTGGCAATCGACCCACTGTTAAAACTGGCGACCGGTCGCACCGCCGCGGACCCGTCGCTGCAACGCGTCGCGATCCTATCGCTCGGCAACTTTGACGATGATCGCATCGCCGCCGGACTGCTGGGATCGTTCTACAGTCGTTTGTCCGCCGAGCATGGACTTCGGGATGCGGCATGTCGAACGCTGGCCAGTCGACGCAAATGGGCGGAACGATTGGTCAACGAAGTGACGAGTTGGCGGTTGAAACGTCGTGAAGTTCCCGAGGATGTGATTCAGCAATTGCGCACCTACGCCGATGACGATCTAGCCACGGCAGTGGAGGAAGCGTTTGGGAAACCGGTGACGGTTTCATCGCAAGACAAACTTGCCGAGATTCAGCGTCTGAACAGACTGATTTCCGAACGCACTGGCGAAGTGTCTCGTGGTGAAAAAGTATTCGCGGAGAAATGTGGGACGTGCCACCGACTGTTCGGCCAAGGCAACGTGATTGGTCCGCCGCTTGACGGTTATGAACGCGGCAACATCAAGTTTTGGTTGAACTCGATCATCGAACCGAGTTTAGAAATTCGCGAAGGTTACCAGAGTTATCAGGCACTGACCGACGACGGGCGCGTGTTGACTGGCATGGTCCACTCACAAGATCCGAAAACGGTCACGTTGCGAACCGCCGACGACCGACAAGTCGTCTTGGTGCGTCGTGAGC